Proteins from one Mercurialis annua linkage group LG7, ddMerAnnu1.2, whole genome shotgun sequence genomic window:
- the LOC126656277 gene encoding uncharacterized protein LOC126656277, whose protein sequence is MGAISKLVDAIFFIFFLIVAVSAPLLDSQITLPTNLFPELLLNLKKWYINEFDDYLVAEKPHFFVGIIWIELLFQWPLAVLSLYGILTSKPWTRTTCLIYGASLFTTMGAVLAELKGGGKALDKMLMIYSPFMGFGILAMLRGLMRQSDSGVTGRRPTPLPRKKRV, encoded by the exons atgggAGCAATCTCAAAGCTAGTCGACGcaattttcttcattttcttcctcATAGTTGCAGTGTCAGCTCCGTTACTCGATAGTCAAATTACTCTACCAACTAATCTCTTCCCCGAGTTGTTACTCAATCTCAAGAAGTGGTACATCAATGAATTCGACGACTATCTTGTTGCAGAGAAGCCTCATTTCTTTGTGGGTATCATTTGGATCGAGCTTCTATTTCAATGGCCGCTCGCTGTTCTTAGTTTATACGGAATTTTAACTTCCAAGCCTTGGACTCGCACCACTTGCTTGATCTATGGTGCTTCTCTTTTCACTACCATG GGTGCTGTACTGGCGGAGTTGAAGGGTGGAGGAAAGGCATTGGATAAAATGTTGATGATTTATTCCCCATTTATGGGGTTTGGGATATTGGCTATGCTGCGTGGTCTTATGCGTCAATCTGATTCGGGTGTTACAGGAAGGAGACCTACTCCACTTCCTAggaaaaaaagagtttag
- the LOC126656446 gene encoding uncharacterized protein LOC126656446 isoform X1 — protein MGAISKITDAILFIFFLIVAVIAPLLDGQVILPTNLYPEFLIDLKKWYIDEVDDYLVAEKPHFFVGIIWIELLFQWPLALLSLYGILTSKPWIRTTCLIFGASFFTSMGALLAELKGAGKASDKMLMIYSPCMGFGILAILRGLIPLSSKIDSAARKKTV, from the exons atgggAGCCATCTCAAAGATAACCGACGCAAttctcttcatcttcttcctcataGTTGCAGTGATAGCACCATTACTCGATGGCCAAGTTATTCTACCAACTAACCTCTACCCCGAGTTCTTAATCGATCTCAAGAAATGGTACATCGATGAAGTCGACGACTATCTTGTTGCAGAGAAGCCTCATTTCTTTGTGGGTATCATTTGGATCGAGCTTTTATTTCAATGGCCGCTCGCTCTTCTTAGTTTATACGGAATTTTAACTTCCAAGCCTTGGATTCGCACCACTTGCTTGATCTTCGGCGCTTCTTTTTTCACTTCCATG GGTGCTCTACTGGCGGAGTTGAAGGGTGCAGGAAAGGCATCAGATAAAATGTTGATGATTTATTCTCCATGTATGGGATTTGGGATATTAGCTATTCTGCGGGGGCTCATACCACTATCTTCGAAGATTGATTCGGCTGCTAGGAAAAAAACAGTTTAG
- the LOC126655776 gene encoding homeobox-leucine zipper protein HDG2 isoform X3, with the protein MFQPNMMEAAAGLHHLDMTQNTSESDLVRLRDEEFESTNTKSGSENHEGGSGDEQDPRPNKKKRYHRHTQHQIQEMEAFFKECPHPDDKQRKELSRELGLEPLQVKFWFQNKRTQMKTQHERHENTQLRTENEKLRADNMRYREALSNASCPNCGGPTAIGEMSFDEHHLRLENARLREEIDRISAIAAKYVGKPVVNYPLLSAPMAPRPLELGVGNFGVQGGIGGEMYGAGDLLRSISGPSEADKPLIIELAVAAMEELIRMAQMGEPLWMSSLEGTNFVLNEDEYIRIFPRGIGPKPAGFKCEASRETAVVIMNHINLVEYLMDVNQWSTVFSGIISRAMTLEVLSTGVAGNYNGALQVMTAEFQLPTPLVPTRESYYVRYCKQHAEGTWAVVDVSLDNLRPSPAARCRRRPSGCLIQEMPNGYSKVTWVENVEVDDRGVHNLYKQLVSSGHAFGAKRWVATLDRQCERLASAMASNIPTGEVGVITNQEGRKSMLKLAERMVISFCAGVSASTAHTWTTLSGTGADDVRVMTRKSVDDPGRPPGIVLSAATSFWLPVPPKRVFDFLRDENSRNEWDILSNGGVVQEMAHIANGRDTGNCVSLLRVNSANSSQSNMLILQESCTDPTASFVIYAPVDIVAMNVVLNGGDPDYVALLPSGFAILPDGTNAHADETVSPGGSLLTVAFQILVDSVPTAKLSLGSVATVNNLIACTVERIKAALSCENA; encoded by the exons ATGTTCCAGCCAAACATGATGGAGGCTGCAGCCGGTCTTCACCATCTCGACATGACTCAAAACACGTCGGAAAGCGATTTGGTTCGACTCCGAGATGAAGAGTTCGAAAGTACCAACACGAAATCCGGCAGCGAAAACCATGAAGGTGGCTCCGGTGATGAACAAGATCCACGGCCCAACAAAAAGAAGCGTTACCATCGCCATACTCAGCATCAGATCCAAGAAATGGAAGC TTTCTTCAAAGAGTGTCCACACCCGGATGATAAGCAAAGGAAAGAGTTAAGCCGTGAATTAGGTTTAGAGCCATTGCAAGTCAAATTTTGGTTCCAAAACAAACGCACACAAATGAAG ACTCAACATGAGAGACATGAAAACACACAGCTTCGGACTGAGAATGAAAAGCTTAGGGCTGACAATATGAGGTATAGAGAAGCTCTTAGTAATGCTTCATGTCCTAACTGTGGAGGCCCGACTGCTATTGGTGAAATGTCGTTTGATGAACATCATTTGAGGCTTGAAAATGCCAGATTAAGAGAAGAG ATTGATCGAATTTCAGCGATTGCTGCAAAGTATGTAGGCAAGCCAGTGGTGAACTATCCTCTCCTATCAGCTCCAATGGCTCCACGTCCTCTCGAGCTTGGTGTTGGAAATTTTGGAGTGCAGGGAGGGATCGGAGGGGAGATGTACGGAGCCGGAGACTTACTAAGGTCGATAAGCGGACCTAGTGAGGCTGATAAACCGTTGATAATCGAGCTAGCAGTAGCAGCAATGGAGGAACTCATTAGAATGGCTCAGATGGGTGAACCATTATGGATGAGCAGTCTTGAGGGGACAAATTTTGTACTAAATGAAGATGAATATATCAGGATATTTCCTCGTGGAATCGGACCGAAGCCTGCAGGTTTTAAGTGCGAGGCTTCGAGAGAAACGGCTGTTGTTATTATGAATCACATCAATCTTGTGGAGTATCTCATGGATGTG AACCAATGGTCGACTGTATTTTCTGGCATAATCTCAAGAGCCATGACATTGGAAGTACTATCAACAGGAGTAGCAGGGAACTATAATGGAGCCTTGCAAGTG ATGACGGCTGAATTTCAACTACCGACGCCATTGGTTCCGACAAGAGAGAGTTACTACGTAAGGTACTGCAAACAACATGCAGAAGGAACATGGGCAGTTGTCGATGTTTCATTGGACAATTTACGGCCTAGTCCGGCTGCAAGATGCCGTAGAAGGCCATCTGGTTGCTTAATACAAGAAATGCCTAATGGATACTCTAAG GTTACATGGGTGGAAAATGTGGAAGTTGATGATAGAGGTGTTCATAATCTTTACAAGCAGCTTGTCAGCTCCGGCCATGCTTTTGGTGCAAAACGCTGGGTCGCCACCTTAGATCGCCAATGTGAACGCCTTGCAAGTGCCATGGCATCAAACATTCCCACCGGAGAAGTTGGtg TGATAACAAATCAAGAAGGTAGAAAGAGTATGTTGAAGCTGGCAGAGAGGATGGTGATAAGCTTTTGTGCTGGTGTGAGTGCCTCAACTGCACATACATGGACTACACTCTCCGGAACTGGAGCTGATGATGTCCGAGTTATGACCAGAAAGAGCGTCGATGATCCTGGCAGACCACCGGGCATTGTACTTAGTGCTGCTACTTCTTTCTGGCTTCCCGTTCCTCCTAAAAGGGTTTTCGATTTTCTTCGTGATGAAAACTCCCGAAATGAG TGGGATATTCTATCAAATGGTGGAGTTGTTCAAGAAATGGCTCACATTGCTAATGGCAGGGACACAGGAAACTGTGTCTCTCTTCTTCGAGTAAAT AGTGCGAATTCAAGCCAGAGCAACATGCTGATATTACAAGAGAGTTGCACTGATCCAACGGCCTCTTTTGTGATCTACGCACCCGTTGACATCGTAGCGATGAACGTAGTACTTAATGGCGGCGATCCTGATTACGTAGCGCTTCTTCCTTCAGGATTCGCTATTCTTCCTGATGGAACCAATGCACATGCTGATGAAACTGTGTCACCCGGCGGATCTCTTCTGACTGTTGCATTTCAGATCCTGGTTGACTCAGTTCCTACAGCCAAACTCTCTCTTGGCTCAGTTGCTACCGTCAACAATTTGATTGCTTGTACTGTTGAGAGGATTAAAGCTGCATTATCGTGCGAGAATGCTTGA
- the LOC126655776 gene encoding homeobox-leucine zipper protein HDG2 isoform X1 — protein MPAGVMIPARNMPSMMGSNGSVGGGFGSSSGLTLGQIMFQPNMMEAAAGLHHLDMTQNTSESDLVRLRDEEFESTNTKSGSENHEGGSGDEQDPRPNKKKRYHRHTQHQIQEMEAFFKECPHPDDKQRKELSRELGLEPLQVKFWFQNKRTQMKTQHERHENTQLRTENEKLRADNMRYREALSNASCPNCGGPTAIGEMSFDEHHLRLENARLREEIDRISAIAAKYVGKPVVNYPLLSAPMAPRPLELGVGNFGVQGGIGGEMYGAGDLLRSISGPSEADKPLIIELAVAAMEELIRMAQMGEPLWMSSLEGTNFVLNEDEYIRIFPRGIGPKPAGFKCEASRETAVVIMNHINLVEYLMDVNQWSTVFSGIISRAMTLEVLSTGVAGNYNGALQVMTAEFQLPTPLVPTRESYYVRYCKQHAEGTWAVVDVSLDNLRPSPAARCRRRPSGCLIQEMPNGYSKVTWVENVEVDDRGVHNLYKQLVSSGHAFGAKRWVATLDRQCERLASAMASNIPTGEVGVITNQEGRKSMLKLAERMVISFCAGVSASTAHTWTTLSGTGADDVRVMTRKSVDDPGRPPGIVLSAATSFWLPVPPKRVFDFLRDENSRNEWDILSNGGVVQEMAHIANGRDTGNCVSLLRVNSANSSQSNMLILQESCTDPTASFVIYAPVDIVAMNVVLNGGDPDYVALLPSGFAILPDGTNAHADETVSPGGSLLTVAFQILVDSVPTAKLSLGSVATVNNLIACTVERIKAALSCENA, from the exons ATGCCTGCCGGAGTAATGATTCCGGCGAGAAACATGCCTTCTATGATGGGAAGTAATGGAAGTGTTGGCGGTGGGTTTGGATCATCTTCAGGGCTTACTCTCGGTCAG ATAATGTTCCAGCCAAACATGATGGAGGCTGCAGCCGGTCTTCACCATCTCGACATGACTCAAAACACGTCGGAAAGCGATTTGGTTCGACTCCGAGATGAAGAGTTCGAAAGTACCAACACGAAATCCGGCAGCGAAAACCATGAAGGTGGCTCCGGTGATGAACAAGATCCACGGCCCAACAAAAAGAAGCGTTACCATCGCCATACTCAGCATCAGATCCAAGAAATGGAAGC TTTCTTCAAAGAGTGTCCACACCCGGATGATAAGCAAAGGAAAGAGTTAAGCCGTGAATTAGGTTTAGAGCCATTGCAAGTCAAATTTTGGTTCCAAAACAAACGCACACAAATGAAG ACTCAACATGAGAGACATGAAAACACACAGCTTCGGACTGAGAATGAAAAGCTTAGGGCTGACAATATGAGGTATAGAGAAGCTCTTAGTAATGCTTCATGTCCTAACTGTGGAGGCCCGACTGCTATTGGTGAAATGTCGTTTGATGAACATCATTTGAGGCTTGAAAATGCCAGATTAAGAGAAGAG ATTGATCGAATTTCAGCGATTGCTGCAAAGTATGTAGGCAAGCCAGTGGTGAACTATCCTCTCCTATCAGCTCCAATGGCTCCACGTCCTCTCGAGCTTGGTGTTGGAAATTTTGGAGTGCAGGGAGGGATCGGAGGGGAGATGTACGGAGCCGGAGACTTACTAAGGTCGATAAGCGGACCTAGTGAGGCTGATAAACCGTTGATAATCGAGCTAGCAGTAGCAGCAATGGAGGAACTCATTAGAATGGCTCAGATGGGTGAACCATTATGGATGAGCAGTCTTGAGGGGACAAATTTTGTACTAAATGAAGATGAATATATCAGGATATTTCCTCGTGGAATCGGACCGAAGCCTGCAGGTTTTAAGTGCGAGGCTTCGAGAGAAACGGCTGTTGTTATTATGAATCACATCAATCTTGTGGAGTATCTCATGGATGTG AACCAATGGTCGACTGTATTTTCTGGCATAATCTCAAGAGCCATGACATTGGAAGTACTATCAACAGGAGTAGCAGGGAACTATAATGGAGCCTTGCAAGTG ATGACGGCTGAATTTCAACTACCGACGCCATTGGTTCCGACAAGAGAGAGTTACTACGTAAGGTACTGCAAACAACATGCAGAAGGAACATGGGCAGTTGTCGATGTTTCATTGGACAATTTACGGCCTAGTCCGGCTGCAAGATGCCGTAGAAGGCCATCTGGTTGCTTAATACAAGAAATGCCTAATGGATACTCTAAG GTTACATGGGTGGAAAATGTGGAAGTTGATGATAGAGGTGTTCATAATCTTTACAAGCAGCTTGTCAGCTCCGGCCATGCTTTTGGTGCAAAACGCTGGGTCGCCACCTTAGATCGCCAATGTGAACGCCTTGCAAGTGCCATGGCATCAAACATTCCCACCGGAGAAGTTGGtg TGATAACAAATCAAGAAGGTAGAAAGAGTATGTTGAAGCTGGCAGAGAGGATGGTGATAAGCTTTTGTGCTGGTGTGAGTGCCTCAACTGCACATACATGGACTACACTCTCCGGAACTGGAGCTGATGATGTCCGAGTTATGACCAGAAAGAGCGTCGATGATCCTGGCAGACCACCGGGCATTGTACTTAGTGCTGCTACTTCTTTCTGGCTTCCCGTTCCTCCTAAAAGGGTTTTCGATTTTCTTCGTGATGAAAACTCCCGAAATGAG TGGGATATTCTATCAAATGGTGGAGTTGTTCAAGAAATGGCTCACATTGCTAATGGCAGGGACACAGGAAACTGTGTCTCTCTTCTTCGAGTAAAT AGTGCGAATTCAAGCCAGAGCAACATGCTGATATTACAAGAGAGTTGCACTGATCCAACGGCCTCTTTTGTGATCTACGCACCCGTTGACATCGTAGCGATGAACGTAGTACTTAATGGCGGCGATCCTGATTACGTAGCGCTTCTTCCTTCAGGATTCGCTATTCTTCCTGATGGAACCAATGCACATGCTGATGAAACTGTGTCACCCGGCGGATCTCTTCTGACTGTTGCATTTCAGATCCTGGTTGACTCAGTTCCTACAGCCAAACTCTCTCTTGGCTCAGTTGCTACCGTCAACAATTTGATTGCTTGTACTGTTGAGAGGATTAAAGCTGCATTATCGTGCGAGAATGCTTGA
- the LOC126656446 gene encoding uncharacterized protein LOC126656446 isoform X2, translated as MGAISKITDAILFIFFLIVAVIAPLLDGQVILPTNLYPEFLIDLKKWYIDEVDDYLVAEKPHFFGALLAELKGAGKASDKMLMIYSPCMGFGILAILRGLIPLSSKIDSAARKKTV; from the exons atgggAGCCATCTCAAAGATAACCGACGCAAttctcttcatcttcttcctcataGTTGCAGTGATAGCACCATTACTCGATGGCCAAGTTATTCTACCAACTAACCTCTACCCCGAGTTCTTAATCGATCTCAAGAAATGGTACATCGATGAAGTCGACGACTATCTTGTTGCAGAGAAGCCTCATTTCTTT GGTGCTCTACTGGCGGAGTTGAAGGGTGCAGGAAAGGCATCAGATAAAATGTTGATGATTTATTCTCCATGTATGGGATTTGGGATATTAGCTATTCTGCGGGGGCTCATACCACTATCTTCGAAGATTGATTCGGCTGCTAGGAAAAAAACAGTTTAG
- the LOC126655776 gene encoding homeobox-leucine zipper protein HDG2 isoform X2 gives MPAGVMIPARNMPSMMGSNGSVGGGFGSSSGLTLGQPNMMEAAAGLHHLDMTQNTSESDLVRLRDEEFESTNTKSGSENHEGGSGDEQDPRPNKKKRYHRHTQHQIQEMEAFFKECPHPDDKQRKELSRELGLEPLQVKFWFQNKRTQMKTQHERHENTQLRTENEKLRADNMRYREALSNASCPNCGGPTAIGEMSFDEHHLRLENARLREEIDRISAIAAKYVGKPVVNYPLLSAPMAPRPLELGVGNFGVQGGIGGEMYGAGDLLRSISGPSEADKPLIIELAVAAMEELIRMAQMGEPLWMSSLEGTNFVLNEDEYIRIFPRGIGPKPAGFKCEASRETAVVIMNHINLVEYLMDVNQWSTVFSGIISRAMTLEVLSTGVAGNYNGALQVMTAEFQLPTPLVPTRESYYVRYCKQHAEGTWAVVDVSLDNLRPSPAARCRRRPSGCLIQEMPNGYSKVTWVENVEVDDRGVHNLYKQLVSSGHAFGAKRWVATLDRQCERLASAMASNIPTGEVGVITNQEGRKSMLKLAERMVISFCAGVSASTAHTWTTLSGTGADDVRVMTRKSVDDPGRPPGIVLSAATSFWLPVPPKRVFDFLRDENSRNEWDILSNGGVVQEMAHIANGRDTGNCVSLLRVNSANSSQSNMLILQESCTDPTASFVIYAPVDIVAMNVVLNGGDPDYVALLPSGFAILPDGTNAHADETVSPGGSLLTVAFQILVDSVPTAKLSLGSVATVNNLIACTVERIKAALSCENA, from the exons ATGCCTGCCGGAGTAATGATTCCGGCGAGAAACATGCCTTCTATGATGGGAAGTAATGGAAGTGTTGGCGGTGGGTTTGGATCATCTTCAGGGCTTACTCTCGGTCAG CCAAACATGATGGAGGCTGCAGCCGGTCTTCACCATCTCGACATGACTCAAAACACGTCGGAAAGCGATTTGGTTCGACTCCGAGATGAAGAGTTCGAAAGTACCAACACGAAATCCGGCAGCGAAAACCATGAAGGTGGCTCCGGTGATGAACAAGATCCACGGCCCAACAAAAAGAAGCGTTACCATCGCCATACTCAGCATCAGATCCAAGAAATGGAAGC TTTCTTCAAAGAGTGTCCACACCCGGATGATAAGCAAAGGAAAGAGTTAAGCCGTGAATTAGGTTTAGAGCCATTGCAAGTCAAATTTTGGTTCCAAAACAAACGCACACAAATGAAG ACTCAACATGAGAGACATGAAAACACACAGCTTCGGACTGAGAATGAAAAGCTTAGGGCTGACAATATGAGGTATAGAGAAGCTCTTAGTAATGCTTCATGTCCTAACTGTGGAGGCCCGACTGCTATTGGTGAAATGTCGTTTGATGAACATCATTTGAGGCTTGAAAATGCCAGATTAAGAGAAGAG ATTGATCGAATTTCAGCGATTGCTGCAAAGTATGTAGGCAAGCCAGTGGTGAACTATCCTCTCCTATCAGCTCCAATGGCTCCACGTCCTCTCGAGCTTGGTGTTGGAAATTTTGGAGTGCAGGGAGGGATCGGAGGGGAGATGTACGGAGCCGGAGACTTACTAAGGTCGATAAGCGGACCTAGTGAGGCTGATAAACCGTTGATAATCGAGCTAGCAGTAGCAGCAATGGAGGAACTCATTAGAATGGCTCAGATGGGTGAACCATTATGGATGAGCAGTCTTGAGGGGACAAATTTTGTACTAAATGAAGATGAATATATCAGGATATTTCCTCGTGGAATCGGACCGAAGCCTGCAGGTTTTAAGTGCGAGGCTTCGAGAGAAACGGCTGTTGTTATTATGAATCACATCAATCTTGTGGAGTATCTCATGGATGTG AACCAATGGTCGACTGTATTTTCTGGCATAATCTCAAGAGCCATGACATTGGAAGTACTATCAACAGGAGTAGCAGGGAACTATAATGGAGCCTTGCAAGTG ATGACGGCTGAATTTCAACTACCGACGCCATTGGTTCCGACAAGAGAGAGTTACTACGTAAGGTACTGCAAACAACATGCAGAAGGAACATGGGCAGTTGTCGATGTTTCATTGGACAATTTACGGCCTAGTCCGGCTGCAAGATGCCGTAGAAGGCCATCTGGTTGCTTAATACAAGAAATGCCTAATGGATACTCTAAG GTTACATGGGTGGAAAATGTGGAAGTTGATGATAGAGGTGTTCATAATCTTTACAAGCAGCTTGTCAGCTCCGGCCATGCTTTTGGTGCAAAACGCTGGGTCGCCACCTTAGATCGCCAATGTGAACGCCTTGCAAGTGCCATGGCATCAAACATTCCCACCGGAGAAGTTGGtg TGATAACAAATCAAGAAGGTAGAAAGAGTATGTTGAAGCTGGCAGAGAGGATGGTGATAAGCTTTTGTGCTGGTGTGAGTGCCTCAACTGCACATACATGGACTACACTCTCCGGAACTGGAGCTGATGATGTCCGAGTTATGACCAGAAAGAGCGTCGATGATCCTGGCAGACCACCGGGCATTGTACTTAGTGCTGCTACTTCTTTCTGGCTTCCCGTTCCTCCTAAAAGGGTTTTCGATTTTCTTCGTGATGAAAACTCCCGAAATGAG TGGGATATTCTATCAAATGGTGGAGTTGTTCAAGAAATGGCTCACATTGCTAATGGCAGGGACACAGGAAACTGTGTCTCTCTTCTTCGAGTAAAT AGTGCGAATTCAAGCCAGAGCAACATGCTGATATTACAAGAGAGTTGCACTGATCCAACGGCCTCTTTTGTGATCTACGCACCCGTTGACATCGTAGCGATGAACGTAGTACTTAATGGCGGCGATCCTGATTACGTAGCGCTTCTTCCTTCAGGATTCGCTATTCTTCCTGATGGAACCAATGCACATGCTGATGAAACTGTGTCACCCGGCGGATCTCTTCTGACTGTTGCATTTCAGATCCTGGTTGACTCAGTTCCTACAGCCAAACTCTCTCTTGGCTCAGTTGCTACCGTCAACAATTTGATTGCTTGTACTGTTGAGAGGATTAAAGCTGCATTATCGTGCGAGAATGCTTGA